The Clupea harengus chromosome 13, Ch_v2.0.2, whole genome shotgun sequence DNA window TCTTGGTTAGAGATTCATCATGACGATGTTATCAATGCTCATGGATACAGACGCTGAAGATACAGGCTGAAGTTCAGCACGGTTGGTGGACAGTGACAAGGTTATGGGGCCTTTGCAGCTTCCACGTTGACTCAGTTATCtgtgaaacagagggagaacCAAAAGCACCGATTAAAGATGAATACCAATCACTTCACCAGGACACTCGGAAACCCAAACACAGAAAGCAAAGGCATTGTGCTCTGTGCAGGACGTGGCAGACTGCAGGCAGTGACGACTGTGCCATTCATACTGCCAACCCAACATGGTTAGTGGTGTGGGTGGCATTTTCAACCAAAACAAGACTTCATTCAAACCACGTTGTGATCAGCTGAGGTGACATACAGAAACCAAGCGTGAGTTATGACATAGCAGAACAGGTCCACAACCTATTTACCTGAAGAACACTGAGGGTAAGTCTGGGTTATCTGAAATATGGGGAAAAGGTTTACAAATTCACACATTTACAGTTGTCCCGTcatccccccgcccccacctctttcttcttccaacCTTGGACTGTAAAACATTGAAGTGTCATTGTGCAATCAAAACCATTGAACTAACTCACCTCGGCACTCGTATTTGAGGTCGGAGAAGAAGACCAGCTCTTgggaaaagacaaacagacctAACCGTCCACCCGCAAAAGTCTTGTCATATGTAGGTCCTGAATCGGCCATGATCTGTTTACCTTCATAAACCACCACcctgaagaaaagaagaagaagaaaagaagaagaaaggaaaaagaaaaaaatatcactATAAAGCAAAGCTCTACAGGAATCATTTCAGTTGCGGGCCACGTATGGGTGAGGTTTGGTGGAGGTGTACCTGATGAAGCCAGTCTTTGGTCTATGGATGAGATGCCATCTGTAGGCCGTGTAGTCTTTCCAGCCGATGTTCTTTGGGTCGTGCCACAGGGTGCGTACCTGAGACAAACAGAATGACACCAGTATGAGCACACTGAACTGGACCTGCTGGTAGTGTTACTGTAAAAGGAGTTCACAACCTTTGCATTCAAACAGTGCCTCATGCAAACAAATCACAGAGCTCATCGAAATAGTATTACAGAGGTTGAAGTTGGGTACACAACACTTAATAAATGTGATCACATGGCATGTGAAGTTACGACAGTAAAAAGGTAAACTTCATTAAAAACACGTAATGTCAACTAACAAAGTAACTTAATAAGGATGTCTCTAGTCCCACGATCAAAGAAACTACAGCTTATCATCACCATCGTTATTAACAGGCCCATTTATTAATAGATGTGAATAGGAACAAGCACGACTGATTTGGGGGCAATTGGACTACTGTAGATTTCCAATTGAAAGTTTCAGGGCATTTATATTGTGCTTTTGGCAACACAAAACTGTCTTTATTTGACTTGAATTGAGAATATGTAAATCAGTTAAAAGATGGGAAATCCTATTCACTGATATTTTGACGTATTTTGACATGAATTGACAAAGTAAATGCCTCAACAGTGCCTCAAAATGCCCACACAATGGCAAAAAAAAGATTCTTCAATgaactttatttaattttttaatcAAAGTTTGCTAGCTTGTAAACGTATGTCACCCAGAAAAACCTACAGCTCATAACTTTGCCTCACTTCTTTCAAATGCAATGGTTTTCTGATATAGTATAGTTGAATTTTTCTCACAGATATGGTTtgacatattaaaaaaaaaagttctggaATGACCTTAAAAACGAGGTGACGCATACAAATTCCAATATGAGGCTGTAGACCTAACAtccaactaccacaacagcccAAAACACTGACGATGGCTCCACGTTAAAAGTGCGCAGTGGGGAAAATATGAACTATTACCACAACACAGACTGGCCACATTCTTTCTAAAGGTCGCAATTCAAATCCATTCGATATGGCCGCGGCTGAGCGGTTTCACTGTCGTTCCTAGCATGTGTAACCTCTTATGGCCTTTTCTGGATGTTGCCATCGACAGAATGAATGAAGTATTTTTGATCTCCGATAAGACTCTCACCTGTCCGCCTGTGTCCCCGGTGTGCCATAGGGCGTTCCTCAGGTGTTCACCGGTACCTGTGGTGGAGTTGACCACCTTTAGCGAGACCCCTGAGATCCCGAAAGCCTTGGAGGGCTTGTCCTCCCAGTACGTCTGCGTGATCTGCTTCCACATGACCACGTAAAAGCGCCCGCTGGACTGGTAGCCGAACACAAACCCTGCGTAGTCGTCGTCCCTGTCCGTGTTGACGTAGAACGTCCCGCTGAAGTCCACGGCATTGAACTCATCAAAGCCTGAGAAGGAAGAAGTATTAGTGTTATTGATATTATCACATTCCCAATTCACATACAGTCATTTCCAGCAGGTGGTTTGTTCAACCAGTCTGAGGAGGAACCATGTAAGACTCACCTACTGCAATACCAGGGTCAGAATTGGCAGTCTGCACGAGTTCCTTGCCCTGGTGTCTTACCACCCAGTTGGGATCGATTTGCGTGGTTCCTTTAGGATCCAAATGCACCATCTGGAACTTTCTAAAGTCGGTGATACTGATGCCGTCATTCTCGGGGCACACGTCAAAGATGTCGGGGATGCTGTCGTTGTCAAAGTCGTCTTTGCATGCGTcacctcttccatctcctgttTAGGAGCAAACCATTCAAAACAGCTGGTCAGATACATGGATCcatcttacatttacatatcaATACACTCCACACAAGAACTCTTTACGAGGTTCAAATTCAGGAATCTGCTAAGCAGATGCAGTGAAAGGACTCAAATATGAAATGGAAACTTCTTGAGGGAAACGTGAGAGCAAGCTGTAAATCTCCCCAGTACAGCCCCCAGAGCACTCACATTCACCtaaatgtttcttttgtctCATCTGTTCTAGGTAAAGGTTGTCTGCCATGTATTACTTTCAATCCCATATGCCGATGCCACTGTATTTTTCCCCTCCTCACCGAGGGATCTTTCTCATGTGCAGCGGGAGGAGAGCTTTTTCCTCGAAACATATTTAACCTACTGAGCGAAAATATTCCACTGAGCGACCCAAGTTTAATACTCACTCCTGGCCAAGCGCAACAAGTAATCTCAGCCTTCTTTTCATGGCGTGACAACTTCCTCTGATACATGTAACTGTCTCAGAATGTGAGGTCTATTAAAAACAGACCTATGGCcggtgtggagagagagggagagagagagagaaagagagagagagagagagggaggaaaaaaaagaatataaagGCAAAGCAGGCGTCCACACAGGCAGGCCAGCGTGCAGCGGAGCCTGCTCTATAGAGGATGAAGTAGCTGCTTTTCCGCACTTTGTTATTGCACAGGGGGACTGGCGTTTTCTATTAAGTAAGCACTCGGTGATGAGGTGTGAAAAGTACAAGTGCATCTGGTCTATGGGGTACAGAtggaagtgggtgtgggtgcgggTGGTGGGGATCTGCCTTCTCTGTAACCTGTTTCCAGTTACGGGCCCAACTACACAAACTCCAGGTAACCCTGGTGGAATTGCGTACGGCAGAGTAATCACGAGtgcgtgcacacatgcacacacacacacacacacacacacacacacacacacacacacacacacacacacacacacacacacacacacacacacacacacacacacacacacacacacacacacacacacacacacacacacacgcacacgcgcgcgcggcCCTCATAAATAAAGTGGAAGGACCTGCTGAGGAATGGTGAGCTCATGTTCATAACAACAGGAGACCGTGACGTTTGAGTCCTCAGATTAACTTTACCCTGACTGGCCTTAGCtcagaaataagagagagagagacaagaaagacaagaaagagaTAAATACTAAAAGatgcaaagagaaaaaaagagaaaaaaagatggcacagagagagatgaagagagaggctgaacaaatgaaaagagaaacagaaaaaaatgtgtgatgtgaCCTATATGTGATGAAGGAGATGAATTGACCTGTGAACATATCTGCCATGCAGTAAATCCATAGGTAAAGGCTAATGAGACAGGAGAGTGTGTCCTTATCGTCAGTGGCCATCTGTATGCTAGTGGATTGCACACTTACGCTAGTAACAAATTATCTTTATTGCCACCAGCTActcattcctccctctctgacaaGCCACGGCAGTGtaacattccacacacacacatactgtatatacacacatgtgaccatgaatgttgttgttgttaatcttCATGTTAACTGATATTATGAAGTATAACATTaataggtgagagagagagagagagagagagagagagagagagagagagcttttacCGTCAGAATCCAGCTGGTCTTTGTTGGGTACCAGTCTGCAGTTGTCCTTGTCATCAGGAACGCCGTCGTTGTCGTCATCGAAGTCGCAGGCATCTCCTTTGCCGTCCTTGTCGTGGTCGGCCTGATTGGCATTGGCTACGTAGGGACAGTTGTCCAGGTTGTTCTGATGTCCGTCCTCATCTATGTCCTGGTTATTGTCGCACGAATCTCCAACCTGATCATTATCTGTATCAGCCTGTACCAGAAAGACCAGTTTCCTTGTCACATACAATGTAAACCATCTACCTCAAAGTGTGTTCATGGCAAATTCAATATAACTAAACACAAAGAATTCAAAGGTCAATTGAAAAGTCCTTTTAGTAATTTCCTCTGTCTAAGCATCCACTGCCTTACTTGACTGTTCAGCTTCAGTTCACCACGCTAATAAATCAGCAAAGAATGTTGCCAAATTCCAATGAACACTAATGACATTACATTCATATTGTTCAAGCTTACATAAAGCTATAGTGTGTTGTATATTAAGCTATATCTATACCTGGCAACTCAATCAAGGACTTTGTCTTTATTGGCACTGGTGGGTCACCAGGCGTGTCTCTCACCTGGTCAGGGTTGTGCAACAGGGGACAGTTGTCACACTGGTCTCCCACTCCGTCCATGTCGGTGTCCTTCTGGTCGGTGTTGTAGACGTACGCGCAGTTATCCTGCTCGTTCAGAATCTCTGCAGCACAACaccagaaaaaacaacaacaaaaaacaggaTATTTGAATTGGGGTCACTGTAAGATGATGCTTGCCCATGCCTGTTGTGAGAGAAGCATACTTCTTTCCTCAGAGACAACTTTATAAATTCAGGAGAAGGGTAGAGTGGTTTGGCTGTCAGAGCGACCATTAACAGTTAGATGGATTGCTGACTTGTACCACAAAATGAAGTGCAGCGCAGTGTCAGTTTGCGGAGACCAGTGGCAATGCAAGATTCATTTGCTTGCAGCTTTGCTCACAAAGCATACGCGCATAAGTTACCCACAGGCATAAAAAGCCATATAGCTGTCCTGTCCTCGCTATTTGAAAGATTGATAGCGTTTTAGAAAATTGCATGTTAATACATAATTTCACATTTAACTGTGATGTATTTATTGTGGAAGAATTTGGATCCTTCAGCagtcataaataacatttactTCTTGGTTTTTCGGTTGGATAGCTTTCACACCAAATAcgaactgcactgcactgcagttCAGGAGAAACCGTTTCCCAGATCCCCGTTTTCTGGACGACTCAGGCACGGTCCCTTGGTGTGCACCCTAGTTCGGAAAGCAGCTTTTACAATAACAAAATGAACCAAATTAACGGTTTAAGTGGACTCCGGTCTGCACCAAAAGCTTGAGTATGAAATCACTAAGTGCCTTTCTGTATAAAATGGGTAAGCCACTCTGACAAACAACAGCGGCAAAGTTGAAATGACTTGGCATTCGAGAAATGTAAAAGTACAAGGTGGGAATGACAGAAGTTGCTACCAGTTCAATAGATTCTGCTGTATCGCTCTTTCTGACCATCCATTCATGTATGAAAAGGGATgggtaaaaaaatgtaatctattaaataaaaaaacaagaacaacaaaaacaacatcaacaacatcaacaacagtgAATACCATCTCCGTCGATGTCCACGGCACAGGCGTCGCCCTCCCCGTTGTGGTCTGTGTCGATCTGAGCGGGGTTGTGTTCGTAGGGGCAGTTGTCACAGCGGTCACCCACGTCGTCTTTGTCATTGTCAAACTGCCTGGGGTTGTACAGGAGGGGGCAGTTGTCCTGAAGGGGGTAAAGAGAAGATTGTTTGAAGACCATTTTGATGTTTTGGATGCCTTTTTAGAGTACAAAGGCCTCTTTGGTTTCAATATAAAGAGAATtttctccctatttctctctcgctcactcactcactctgtgtgtactctgtgtctgtgtgtgtgtgtttgtgtgtgtgtgtgtttgtgcattcgCACAGGCATATGTGAAATGAACAATATCCTCACCCTCTCATCCAGGATTCCATCATTGTCATCATCCTTGTCACAGGCATCTCCCTGTCCGTCTTTGTCAAAGTCCTCCTGTCCTGAGTTTGGCAGGTTGGGGCAGTTGTCCTGTGTACATGGATACAGGTTCCATCAGTAAAACTATTTATGTGCAGAATAATGAGATTCATGATGATAATTCACTTAACATACGGCCTTAAAACTAACCATGGATAGTCAAATATTCAAACTGCTATGTTTCTTGACTGTCGAATGTCATATGCGCTAATTTATGAGCGTATGTACTGTTGACATTTCCTAGTAACTATGTCTAACGATGTTAGATGTTAATCagaaataataatttattataTGCTGTCAAGGAAATGTTACAACATGTCTGGACATATTTCTGATCAGATTAAAGAAGTACTTCACTGTGCTACAAGTCAAGTTCAGGGAATTCAGCCAAGGCCTTTCCTCTCAAAAGGCTTTAAGGGGGAAAGTCAGGGCGAGGTTTGCATACCTTCTTGCAGTGGTAAGTAGCGTTAGCGCCACACACAAGGTTCTTATTGGGCCAGCCGTCCAGGTCGGAGTCTTCTCCGCAGAGGATGCCGTCGCCAGCAAAGCCAATCTTACACTCGCACTTGTACATGGGGTTGCTGAAGTGGCTGAGGTAGATGCACTCTGCGTGCCTGTGGCAGCTGTGGGTTCTGTCCAGGCAGGGGTTCTCTGGTTCACATACCTAAGAACACCAGACATATAGAGTCATTTACCAGATTGACCAGATTACCTGAGGAAAAAAGGACAACACAGATGCAGTGCAGTCAATGCACATGTAAATGAATACATCTACTGTTTCTACACACTAACcgtaacacatacagtacatgcattcAGTATGTGGCCTTCCAATGCGATACAGACCCATCATCTTGGGACTAGGACATTCTACTCTGCTATTGGTTATTTGTAGTGGTTTCTGTGATGCAGAATGCAGATAATGCAGttaacacacacttattcagtaCATGGCCGTCCAACGAGCTCCAGATCCATCATCTTATTGTATTATGCTCCGATCTGCTATCTGAACACAACCAGCTCTGGTACAGCGGtcgtttctttcttttctgttacCCCACGTCTTTGCATGTTTGTACAGTGACGCACTGCATCAGTTAGCATTATCCGTGTCCTCATCAATGGCTCTCCTCCATCTTGCATCTCCATTCTCTTTTGTGTGCTTGCGGGCTGTACACAGCTCCCTCGAGGCGCGCGTTATGACCCCTCACAGTGAACTGTGCATATTTTTTTCGGCACCACGGCAGCAGAGGAGTCTTGGAGTTCATTGTTCTCTGTTCGCGGAGTGTTTCCACGTCACCGGCGCAAAAACCCGACACACACCAGCGAACGTTACCCAGAGTTAAGCCTTTCATCTGCGCAGTGAGATCAGGGCACGGCACTGCCAGCTATGAGACAATTCCCCCCGGTCCTGAATCAATTTGGATTGCTGTGCTGTGGCACCGGATTAAAGAGCTGGGGAACCGGGGGTCAGTGCTGAAGCCATCCGTTCCTGCCTGATTATGCAACATGTGGGTAGAAGGAAGCAATGACTCAACTTTCCGGGAAAACGACGAAATTTGGTTGTcgatagatcaagaaataaagacaggagggggagggggggcgaaTGCCAGGCCGATTTGGACATGGTCTTCTCTTAATCACACTTTAACAGCCCTACCAACAGGggaatgaaggggggggggaaatgtttCACTTCAGCCTCGAAGGGTCAAAAATGTGAGCTAGTTCCAAAACATTTGGTGCAAAGTTGAATTTCTTTGTCTACCTCTGTTTACGATATATACTTTCATGTCTTAACAACACAATTAACATCAGTATCCGAAAGCTTACATCAGGcaggcactcacagacagacaggggatgagaggagggagagtgaagtCCACAGATGTTTGGAGTTAGGGCGACCAGACACGAGCAGTGGGCTGTCTCTACCCCTGCAAGATTCATGGTCAAGGCGTGCCACAGGCACATGTCTactggcctcctctctctctgcctcacacacaaaccagcagAAATCAAAGGCACTAAATACCCGCGACTGCTAATTCCACCAGCCATAAATACACAGCCTGTCTCACACAACGCAAACAGTCACATTTAAGGGCCCCCTGTATTACATTCGATGCCTTTAAGTAAATCCTCTGTCATAAATTTCAGTTGATATGACACCGTTTAACCTCCCGAGTAAATAGCTAATTTCCATAAGATAATGGCCACAGATCTTTGTCTCCTTCTAGATTTAATGTCTCGAGCTCTGCCATATGAGCATTAAGATCCTGCTTCTTTCAGGGTCTGTGTGCCATTGTTGTCTGTAACCGATGTGTAAATGGAGTTGAACTGAGTTGAACTGAGCTGAACTGAGATGAACTTGGCAACTGTAGGAAGACTGTGTTGGTGTTACTGTGGGGGAtctgtagatatatatatatggtatatataTCATCATCTTTTCTTCGCTGACCTGTTTGTTATTCTTGGCTGCCTCTATTCCCATGCCGAAGGGTTGAGTGCCCTTGTATCTGGGCGGACAGGGCAAGCAGTGGAACCCTGGGTTTGTGTTGATGCAGCGCTGGGCCCCACCCGCCCTGAAGCAGACGTCAGCCACCATGTCACACTACAGAGAGTAGAAAAGGGACTATTAGTCTCGACTTCAAGAATTCCTCTCTGCGACTTTACCTGCGACATGCATGCAGCCGACCCTACATACCTCATTGACATCTGTACAGTGAGTTCCGTTACCACGGAAACCCACGGGGCATGGTCCACACTCCCAGGAGCCATCGGTTCCACTGTTGCAGTCCACTCCGCCAAAGCATGGGTTGGAGAGACAgccatctaacacacacacacgcgcacacacacacacacacacacacacacacacacacacacacacacacacacacacagagttgtaaTGAGAACAGCACACTATCAGCAGTTGTAAATAATCCCAAACTCCTCTGCTAACTTGGTACATGTTGATGCCTCTAAACCGCCTCATCCCCCTACTCC harbors:
- the thbs2a gene encoding thrombospondin-2 isoform X2; its protein translation is MILRGLCLLPVLLICAPALPQDGEVEDESVFDLFAISQINRKTIGAKLFKGHDWDSPAYRFIRFDQLPAVRTPILRQLLKQIQNNEGFVFEATMRQDRASRGTLVGLESSNGRRQFEIVSNGRANTLDLVYWVEGSQNVVSFEDVDLSDSQWKNITLHVHGENAHLYVGCTLIDSFILDEPFYEHLQPEGSRMYVAKGSIRENHFRGLLQNVKFLFDTTLDDVLRNKGCEITKPVEANTVTGSAEIVDVSPVITTNFIGQKTEKLSSALCERSCEELSTLFQELKGLRIIVGNLMDGLQKVTEENTAMKEVLGKMKNSKEKHMCWQDGRLFEDKEDWVVDSCTKCTCQESKIVCHQITCPAVACASPTFLDGECCPVCLPMDSEDGWSPWSEWTECTVTCGTGTQQRGRSCDATSNPCSGPSIQTRKCSLAKCDSRVRQDGGWSLWSPWSSCSVTCGEGQITRIRHCNAPVPQLGGKDCEGSGRETQRCEAKPCPIDGGWGPWSPWAVCSATCGGGNRGRTRVCNSPQPQYGGRRCQGEFRDSEACNKQDCPIDGCLSNPCFGGVDCNSGTDGSWECGPCPVGFRGNGTHCTDVNECDMVADVCFRAGGAQRCINTNPGFHCLPCPPRYKGTQPFGMGIEAAKNNKQVCEPENPCLDRTHSCHRHAECIYLSHFSNPMYKCECKIGFAGDGILCGEDSDLDGWPNKNLVCGANATYHCKKDNCPNLPNSGQEDFDKDGQGDACDKDDDNDGILDERDNCPLLYNPRQFDNDKDDVGDRCDNCPYEHNPAQIDTDHNGEGDACAVDIDGDEILNEQDNCAYVYNTDQKDTDMDGVGDQCDNCPLLHNPDQADTDNDQVGDSCDNNQDIDEDGHQNNLDNCPYVANANQADHDKDGKGDACDFDDDNDGVPDDKDNCRLVPNKDQLDSDGDGRGDACKDDFDNDSIPDIFDVCPENDGISITDFRKFQMVHLDPKGTTQIDPNWVVRHQGKELVQTANSDPGIAVGFDEFNAVDFSGTFYVNTDRDDDYAGFVFGYQSSGRFYVVMWKQITQTYWEDKPSKAFGISGVSLKVVNSTTGTGEHLRNALWHTGDTGGQVRTLWHDPKNIGWKDYTAYRWHLIHRPKTGFIRVVVYEGKQIMADSGPTYDKTFAGGRLGLFVFSQELVFFSDLKYECRDN
- the thbs2a gene encoding thrombospondin-2 isoform X1, producing the protein MILRGLCLLPVLLICAPALPQDGEVEDESVFDLFAISQINRKTIGAKLFKGHDWDSPAYRFIRFDQLPAVRTPILRQLLKQIQNNEGFVFEATMRQDRASRGTLVGLESSNGRRQFEIVSNGRANTLDLVYWVEGSQNVVSFEDVDLSDSQWKNITLHVHGENAHLYVGCTLIDSFILDEPFYEHLQPEGSRMYVAKGSIRENHFRGLLQNVKFLFDTTLDDVLRNKGCEITKPVEANTVTGSAEIVDVSPVITTNFIGQKTEKLSSALCERSCEELSTLFQELKGLRIIVGNLMDGLQKVTEENTAMKEVLGKMKNSKEKHMCWQDGRLFEDKEDWVVDSCTKCTCQESKIVCHQITCPAVACASPTFLDGECCPVCLPMDSEDGWSPWSEWTECTVTCGTGTQQRGRSCDATSNPCSGPSIQTRKCSLAKCDSRVRQDGGWSLWSPWSSCSVTCGEGQITRIRHCNAPVPQLGGKDCEGSGRETQRCEAKPCPIDGGWGPWSPWAVCSATCGGGNRGRTRVCNSPQPQYGGRRCQGEFRDSEACNKQDCPIDGCLSNPCFGGVDCNSGTDGSWECGPCPVGFRGNGTHCTDVNECDMVADVCFRAGGAQRCINTNPGFHCLPCPPRYKGTQPFGMGIEAAKNNKQVCEPENPCLDRTHSCHRHAECIYLSHFSNPMYKCECKIGFAGDGILCGEDSDLDGWPNKNLVCGANATYHCKKDNCPNLPNSGQEDFDKDGQGDACDKDDDNDGILDERDNCPLLYNPRQFDNDKDDVGDRCDNCPYEHNPAQIDTDHNGEGDACAVDIDGDEILNEQDNCAYVYNTDQKDTDMDGVGDQCDNCPLLHNPDQADTDNDQVGDSCDNNQDIDEDGHQNNLDNCPYVANANQADHDKDGKGDACDFDDDNDGVPDDKDNCRLVPNKDQLDSDGDGRGDACKDDFDNDSIPDIFDVCPENDGISITDFRKFQMVHLDPKGTTQIDPNWVVRHQGKELVQTANSDPGIAVGFDEFNAVDFSGTFYVNTDRDDDYAGFVFGYQSSGRFYVVMWKQITQTYWEDKPSKAFGISGVSLKVVNSTTGTGEHLRNALWHTGDTGGQVRTLWHDPKNIGWKDYTAYRWHLIHRPKTGFIRVVVYEGKQIMADSGPTYDKTFAGGRLGLFVFSQELVFFSDLKYECRDNPDLPSVFFR